One window of the Marmota flaviventris isolate mMarFla1 chromosome 2, mMarFla1.hap1, whole genome shotgun sequence genome contains the following:
- the Tubb1 gene encoding tubulin beta-1 chain isoform X2 → MDSIRSSRLGALFQPDSFVHGNSGAGNNWAKGHYTEGAELIENVMDVVRNESESCDCLQGFQVVHSLGGGTGSGMGTLLMNKIREEYPDRILNAFSVMPSPKVSDTVVEPYNAVLSIHQLIEHADACFCIDNEALYDICFRTLKLTTPTYGDLNHLVSLTMSGITTSLRFPGQLNADLRKLAVNMVPFPRLHFFMPGFAPLTAQGSLQYQALSVAELTQQMFDARNTMAACDPRRGRYLTVACIFRGKMSTKEVDQQLLSVQTRNSSCFVEWIPNNVKVAVCDIPPRGLNMAATFIGNNTAIQELFSRASEHFSAMFKRRAFVHWYTSEGMDINEFGEAESNVHDLVSEYQQFQDAKANLEESEEVMEQVETEAEEKDP, encoded by the exons ATGGATAGCATCCGATCCAGCAGATTAGGAGCCCTCTTTCAACCAGACAGCTTTGTGCATG GTAACTCTGGGGCTGGCAACAACTGGGCAAAGGGCCATTATACCGAGGGAGCCGAGCTGATCGAGAACGTCATGGATGTAGTGAGGAACGAGAGCGAGAGTTGTGACTGCCTGCAGGGCTTCCAGGTCGTCCACTCCCTGGGTGGGGGCACAGGCTCCGGCATGGGCACTCTGCTCATGAACAAGATCCGAGAGGAATACCCAGACCGGATCTTAAATGCCTTCAGCGTCATGCCATCCCCCAAAGTGTCGGACACGGTGGTGGAGCCCTACAACGCCGTGCTGTCCATCCACCAGCTGATTGAGCACGCTGATGCCTGCTTCTGCATCGACAACGAGGCACTCTACGACATCTGCTTCCGCACGCTGAAGCTGACCACGCCCACCTACGGGGACCTCAACCACCTGGTATCTTTGACCATGAGCGGCATCACCACCTCCCTGCGCTTCCCGGGCCAGCTCAATGCAGACCTGCGCAAGCTGGCTGTGAACATGGTGCCCTTCCCTCGCCTGCACTTCTTCATGCCGGGCTTTGCCCCGCTCACCGCCCAGGGCAGCCTGCAGTACCAGGCCCTCTCCGTGGCGGAGCTCACCCAGCAGATGTTTGATGCCCGCAACACCATGGCTGCCTGTGACCCACGCCGCGGCCGCTACCTGACAGTGGCCTGCATCTTCCGGGGTAAGATGTCCACAAAGGAAGTGGACCAGCAGCTGCTCTCCGTGCAGACGAGGAACAGCAGCTGTTTTGTGGAGTGGATTCCCAACAACGTCAAGGTGGCTGTCTGTGACATCCCTCCCCGGGGTCTGAACATGGCGGCCACTTTCATAGGCAACAATACAGCCATTCAAGAGCTCTTCAGCAGGGCTTCTGAGCATTTCTCAGCCATGTTCAAAAGGAGAGCTTTTGTGCATTGGTACACTAGTGAAGGGATGGACATCAACGAGTTTGGGGAAGCCGAAAGCAACGTCCATGATTTGGTGTCCGAGTACCAACAATTTCAAGATGCCAAAGCCAATCTGGAAGAAAGTGAAGAGGTGATGGAGCAGGTGGAAACGGAAGCAGAGGAGAAGGACCCTTAG
- the Tubb1 gene encoding tubulin beta-1 chain isoform X1, with product MREIVHIQIGQCGNQIGAKFWEVIGEEHGIDCAGSDLGASALQLERISVYYNEAYGKKYVPRAVLVDLEPGTMDSIRSSRLGALFQPDSFVHGNSGAGNNWAKGHYTEGAELIENVMDVVRNESESCDCLQGFQVVHSLGGGTGSGMGTLLMNKIREEYPDRILNAFSVMPSPKVSDTVVEPYNAVLSIHQLIEHADACFCIDNEALYDICFRTLKLTTPTYGDLNHLVSLTMSGITTSLRFPGQLNADLRKLAVNMVPFPRLHFFMPGFAPLTAQGSLQYQALSVAELTQQMFDARNTMAACDPRRGRYLTVACIFRGKMSTKEVDQQLLSVQTRNSSCFVEWIPNNVKVAVCDIPPRGLNMAATFIGNNTAIQELFSRASEHFSAMFKRRAFVHWYTSEGMDINEFGEAESNVHDLVSEYQQFQDAKANLEESEEVMEQVETEAEEKDP from the exons ATGCGGGAAATCGTGCACATTCAAATCGGCCAGTGTGGCAACCAGATTGGAGCCAAG TTCTGGGAGGTGATTGGTGAGGAACATGGGATCGACTGTGCTGGGAGTGACCTTGGGGCATCTGCTTTGCAGCTGGAAAGAATCAGCGTGTACTACAACGAAGCCTACG GTAAGAAGTATGTGCCTCGAGCAGTCCTGGTGGACCTGGAACCTGGGACGATGGATAGCATCCGATCCAGCAGATTAGGAGCCCTCTTTCAACCAGACAGCTTTGTGCATG GTAACTCTGGGGCTGGCAACAACTGGGCAAAGGGCCATTATACCGAGGGAGCCGAGCTGATCGAGAACGTCATGGATGTAGTGAGGAACGAGAGCGAGAGTTGTGACTGCCTGCAGGGCTTCCAGGTCGTCCACTCCCTGGGTGGGGGCACAGGCTCCGGCATGGGCACTCTGCTCATGAACAAGATCCGAGAGGAATACCCAGACCGGATCTTAAATGCCTTCAGCGTCATGCCATCCCCCAAAGTGTCGGACACGGTGGTGGAGCCCTACAACGCCGTGCTGTCCATCCACCAGCTGATTGAGCACGCTGATGCCTGCTTCTGCATCGACAACGAGGCACTCTACGACATCTGCTTCCGCACGCTGAAGCTGACCACGCCCACCTACGGGGACCTCAACCACCTGGTATCTTTGACCATGAGCGGCATCACCACCTCCCTGCGCTTCCCGGGCCAGCTCAATGCAGACCTGCGCAAGCTGGCTGTGAACATGGTGCCCTTCCCTCGCCTGCACTTCTTCATGCCGGGCTTTGCCCCGCTCACCGCCCAGGGCAGCCTGCAGTACCAGGCCCTCTCCGTGGCGGAGCTCACCCAGCAGATGTTTGATGCCCGCAACACCATGGCTGCCTGTGACCCACGCCGCGGCCGCTACCTGACAGTGGCCTGCATCTTCCGGGGTAAGATGTCCACAAAGGAAGTGGACCAGCAGCTGCTCTCCGTGCAGACGAGGAACAGCAGCTGTTTTGTGGAGTGGATTCCCAACAACGTCAAGGTGGCTGTCTGTGACATCCCTCCCCGGGGTCTGAACATGGCGGCCACTTTCATAGGCAACAATACAGCCATTCAAGAGCTCTTCAGCAGGGCTTCTGAGCATTTCTCAGCCATGTTCAAAAGGAGAGCTTTTGTGCATTGGTACACTAGTGAAGGGATGGACATCAACGAGTTTGGGGAAGCCGAAAGCAACGTCCATGATTTGGTGTCCGAGTACCAACAATTTCAAGATGCCAAAGCCAATCTGGAAGAAAGTGAAGAGGTGATGGAGCAGGTGGAAACGGAAGCAGAGGAGAAGGACCCTTAG
- the Prelid3b gene encoding PRELI domain containing protein 3B isoform X3, with the protein MTPPDGHACHPHRRQLVPAPWRTAGWLQDFGGHAKKRGRGRRDEPRLRSTATAERSPPALRLRDAPPGGGARLRRHAAPSGGGARLRCAALRLGLAGIGRGAARRDVLAPGPTAPARFAAAGCGWGGLVWPHCPLESPGQDPGHRHHEDLDLGARLRTS; encoded by the exons ATGACACCACCCGACGGCCACGCGTGTCATCCCCATCGCAGGCAGTTGGTACCCGCACCGTGGAGGACTGCGGGTTGGCTACAGGACTTCGGTGGGCACGCCAAGAAGAGAGGACGAGGTCGCCGTGACGAACCGCGCCTGCGCAGCACAGCCACTGCCGAGCGCTCGCCGCCAGCCCTGCGCCTGCGCGACGCACCCCCAGGGGGCGGGGCCCGGTTGCGCCGGCACGCAGCGCCCTCAGGGGGCGGAGCCCGGTTGCGCTGCGCGGCGCTGAGGCTTGGCCTGGCCGGGATAGGGCGCGGGGCCGCGCGTCGGGACGTCCTCGCGCCGGGCCCGACGGCGCCTGCGCGCTTTGCGGCCGCCGGGTGCGGGTGGGGCGGGTTAGTGTGGCCTCATTGTCCCCTAGAGTCTCCCGGACAGGACCCAGGCCACCGGCATCATGAAGATCTGGACCTCGGAGCACGTCTTCGA ACCTCTTAA
- the Prelid3b gene encoding PRELI domain containing protein 3B isoform X2, with protein sequence MQKYPNPMNPSVVGVDVLDRHIDPSGKLHSHRLLSTEWGLPSIVKSLIGSARTKTYVQEHSVVDPVEKTMELKSTNISFTNMVSVDERLIYKPHPQDPEKTILTQEAIISVQGVSLSSYLEGLMATTISSNASKGREAMEWVIHKLNAEIEELTASARGSIRTPMAAAAFVEK encoded by the exons ATGCAGAAATACCCAAACCCTATGAACCCGAGTGTGGTTGGAGTTGATGTGCTGGACAGGCATATAGATCCCTCTGGAAAGCTGCACAGCCACAGACTTCTTAGCACAGAGTGGGGACTGCCTTCCATCGTGAAATCT CTTATTGGTTCAGCAAGAACCAAAACATATGTGCAAGAACATTCTGTAGTTGATCCTGTAGAGAAAACAATGGAACTTAAATCGACTAAT ATTTCCTTTACAAATATGGTTTCAGTGGATGAGAGACTTATCTACAAACCACATCCTCAAGACCcagaaaa GACTATTTTGACTCAGGAAGCCATCATCTCTGTACAGGGAGTCAGCCTTAGCAGTTACCTGGAAGGACTGATGGCGACCACAATATCTTCTAATGCTAGTAAA ggccgAGAAGCAATGGAATGGGTAATACATAAATTAAATGCTGAGATTGAAGAGTTGACGGCTTCAGCAAGAGGAAGCATAAGGACACCAATGGCGGCGGCGGCATTTGTAGAAAAATGA
- the Prelid3b gene encoding PRELI domain containing protein 3B isoform X1 produces the protein MKIWTSEHVFDHPWETVTTAAMQKYPNPMNPSVVGVDVLDRHIDPSGKLHSHRLLSTEWGLPSIVKSLIGSARTKTYVQEHSVVDPVEKTMELKSTNISFTNMVSVDERLIYKPHPQDPEKTILTQEAIISVQGVSLSSYLEGLMATTISSNASKGREAMEWVIHKLNAEIEELTASARGSIRTPMAAAAFVEK, from the exons ATGAAGATCTGGACCTCGGAGCACGTCTTCGA CCACCCATGGGAAACTGTTACAACAGCTGCAATGCAGAAATACCCAAACCCTATGAACCCGAGTGTGGTTGGAGTTGATGTGCTGGACAGGCATATAGATCCCTCTGGAAAGCTGCACAGCCACAGACTTCTTAGCACAGAGTGGGGACTGCCTTCCATCGTGAAATCT CTTATTGGTTCAGCAAGAACCAAAACATATGTGCAAGAACATTCTGTAGTTGATCCTGTAGAGAAAACAATGGAACTTAAATCGACTAAT ATTTCCTTTACAAATATGGTTTCAGTGGATGAGAGACTTATCTACAAACCACATCCTCAAGACCcagaaaa GACTATTTTGACTCAGGAAGCCATCATCTCTGTACAGGGAGTCAGCCTTAGCAGTTACCTGGAAGGACTGATGGCGACCACAATATCTTCTAATGCTAGTAAA ggccgAGAAGCAATGGAATGGGTAATACATAAATTAAATGCTGAGATTGAAGAGTTGACGGCTTCAGCAAGAGGAAGCATAAGGACACCAATGGCGGCGGCGGCATTTGTAGAAAAATGA
- the Atp5f1e gene encoding ATP synthase subunit epsilon, mitochondrial, translating into MVAYWRQAGLSYIRYSQICAKAVRDALKAEFKANAEKTSGSSIKIVKVKKE; encoded by the exons ATGGTGGCGTACTGGCGACAGGCTGGACTCAG CTACATCCGATACTCTCAGATCTGTGCAAAAGCAGTGAGGGATGCACTGAAGGCAGAATTCAAAGCAAATGCCGAGAAGACTTCTGGCAGCAGCATAAAAATTGTGAAAGTAAAAAAGGAATAA